A window from Acidimicrobiia bacterium encodes these proteins:
- a CDS encoding 6-phosphofructokinase: MRIGVLTGGGDCPGLNAVIRAIVRKGEGIYGHTIVGFRSGWRGVIEDETIDLDRNATRGLLPRGGTILGTSRTNPSKVDNGFEKVLDTLRGERIDGLVAIGGEDTLGVASQLTDAGANVIGVPKTIDNDLGATDFTFGFDTAVQIATDAIDRLHTTAESHDRVMVVEVMGRHAGWIATYAGLAGGADVILVPEEPFDIAQVCEHIRRRHKHGARFSIVVVAEGAVPKEGQMATQSSDVDAFGHVRLGGISNWVQQEIESRTGFETRVTILGHVLRGGTPTAFDRVLATRLGIEAIDAAHERDFGKMVALQGTSITRVPLADAVRELKTVDPKIFGVASVFFG; the protein is encoded by the coding sequence ATGCGAATCGGTGTCCTGACGGGCGGTGGCGATTGCCCGGGGCTCAACGCCGTCATCCGCGCGATCGTGCGCAAGGGCGAGGGCATCTACGGCCACACGATCGTCGGCTTCCGGTCGGGCTGGCGGGGCGTGATCGAGGACGAGACGATCGACCTCGACCGCAATGCGACGCGCGGGCTGCTGCCGCGCGGCGGCACGATCCTCGGCACGTCGCGCACCAACCCGTCGAAGGTCGACAACGGTTTCGAGAAGGTGCTCGACACGTTGCGCGGCGAGCGGATCGACGGGCTCGTCGCGATCGGCGGCGAGGACACGCTCGGCGTCGCGTCGCAGCTCACCGACGCCGGAGCGAACGTGATCGGCGTGCCGAAGACGATCGACAACGACCTCGGCGCGACGGACTTCACGTTCGGGTTCGACACCGCGGTGCAGATCGCGACGGACGCGATCGACCGTCTCCACACGACGGCCGAGAGTCACGACCGGGTGATGGTCGTCGAGGTCATGGGCCGCCACGCGGGGTGGATCGCGACGTACGCGGGGCTGGCGGGCGGCGCGGACGTCATCCTCGTGCCCGAGGAGCCCTTCGACATCGCGCAGGTGTGCGAGCACATCCGGCGGCGACACAAGCATGGTGCGCGGTTCTCGATCGTCGTCGTCGCCGAGGGCGCGGTCCCGAAGGAGGGGCAGATGGCCACGCAGTCGAGCGACGTCGACGCGTTCGGCCACGTGCGACTGGGCGGGATCTCGAACTGGGTGCAGCAGGAGATCGAGTCGCGCACGGGCTTCGAGACGCGCGTGACGATCCTCGGCCACGTGCTCCGCGGCGGCACGCCGACCGCGTTCGACCGCGTGCTGGCGACGAGGCTCGGGATCGAGGCGATCGACGCCGCGCACGAGCGTGACTTCGGGAAGATGGTCGCGTTGCAGGGCACGTCGATCACGCGCGTGCCGCTCGCCGACGCGGTGCGCGAGCTGAAGACCGTCGACCCGAAGATCTTCGGGGTCGCGAGCGTCTTCTTCGGCTAG
- the tesB gene encoding acyl-CoA thioesterase II, giving the protein MGTALDDLISLLELEPLEVNLFRGLSPDEDRQRVFGGQVAAQALVAAGRTVEPDRPVHSLHSYFLRPGDPTVPIVYEVDRIRDGRSFTTRRVVAIQHGRAIFNLSASFQVEETGPEHQDPMPDVPDPETLPTFQERIEPHVDRFGPDFAQWLVRERPIDSRPVHDPPWLVPSPRAPEQDVWIKANGVLPDDPLLHACVVAYASDLTLLDTAMLPHGRSLQQDQFMIASLDHAMWFHRPFRADDWLLYHQTSPTASGARGLAQGTIFRADGVLAITVIQEGLIRPVGAR; this is encoded by the coding sequence ATGGGAACCGCGCTCGACGACCTGATCTCGCTGCTCGAGCTCGAGCCGCTCGAGGTCAACCTCTTCCGGGGCCTGAGCCCGGACGAAGACCGGCAACGCGTCTTCGGTGGCCAGGTGGCAGCGCAGGCGCTCGTCGCCGCGGGCCGCACGGTCGAGCCCGACCGGCCGGTGCACTCGCTGCACTCCTACTTCTTGCGCCCCGGTGACCCGACCGTCCCGATCGTCTACGAGGTCGACCGCATCCGCGACGGACGCAGCTTCACGACGCGGCGTGTCGTCGCGATCCAGCACGGCCGCGCGATCTTCAACCTGTCGGCGTCGTTCCAGGTCGAGGAGACGGGTCCCGAGCACCAGGACCCGATGCCGGACGTCCCCGACCCGGAGACGCTGCCGACGTTCCAGGAGCGGATCGAGCCGCACGTCGACCGCTTCGGTCCCGACTTCGCGCAGTGGCTCGTGCGCGAGCGCCCGATCGACTCGCGTCCCGTGCACGACCCGCCGTGGCTGGTGCCGAGCCCGCGCGCGCCCGAGCAGGACGTGTGGATCAAGGCGAACGGCGTGCTGCCCGACGATCCGCTGCTCCACGCGTGCGTCGTCGCGTACGCGTCCGACCTGACGCTGCTCGACACCGCGATGCTCCCGCACGGACGGTCGTTGCAGCAGGACCAGTTCATGATCGCGAGCCTCGACCACGCGATGTGGTTCCACCGCCCGTTCCGGGCCGACGACTGGCTCCTGTACCACCAGACGAGCCCGACGGCGTCGGGCGCGCGCGGGCTCGCGCAGGGGACGATCTTCCGTGCCGACGGCGTGCTCGCGATCACGGTGATCCAGGAAGGGCTCATCCGTCCCGTCGGCGCGCGCTGA
- a CDS encoding GntG family PLP-dependent aldolase, with the protein MPSPSGLVDLRSDTVTTPTEEMRRAMARAEVGDDGYGEDPTVNRLQELAATLTGKDAALYVPSGTMANQLALRVLGRPGTEVLCGERAHVYRYELAAAAGNAGVQLRPLPDGDGLLHARDVQAAFDDRAHHLPPVSVVAIENTHMPACGRPWSRVEVDAIATLARAAGIALHCDGARVFNASVALGEPVASLVERADTVMFCLSKGLGAPVGSLLCGSTAAVTEAVAERKRLGGAMRQAGVIAAAGIVALTAMVERLAEDHRRARRIADALADRWPGSVDPDAVRTNVVCCDAGRLPAALLDGLRARGILAGTIDARTVRFMTHADVDDGDVRRVVDALDAVAKET; encoded by the coding sequence ATGCCGTCGCCGTCCGGTCTCGTCGATCTCCGCTCGGACACGGTCACGACGCCGACCGAGGAGATGCGCCGCGCGATGGCGCGCGCCGAGGTCGGCGACGACGGCTACGGCGAGGACCCCACCGTCAACCGGCTGCAGGAGCTCGCCGCGACGCTCACCGGGAAGGACGCGGCGCTGTACGTGCCCTCGGGGACGATGGCGAACCAGCTCGCACTGCGCGTGCTCGGGCGCCCGGGCACCGAGGTGCTGTGCGGCGAGCGCGCGCACGTGTACCGGTACGAGCTCGCCGCGGCGGCGGGGAACGCCGGTGTGCAGCTGCGGCCGTTGCCCGACGGCGACGGGCTGTTGCACGCGCGCGACGTGCAGGCCGCGTTCGACGACCGCGCGCACCATCTCCCACCCGTCTCGGTGGTCGCGATCGAGAACACGCACATGCCTGCATGCGGACGGCCGTGGTCGCGTGTCGAAGTCGACGCGATCGCGACGCTCGCGCGCGCCGCTGGGATCGCGCTGCACTGCGACGGCGCGCGCGTGTTCAACGCGTCCGTCGCGCTCGGCGAGCCCGTCGCCTCCCTCGTCGAGCGGGCCGACACGGTGATGTTCTGCTTGTCGAAGGGCCTCGGTGCGCCCGTCGGGTCACTGCTGTGCGGGTCGACCGCGGCCGTCACCGAGGCGGTCGCCGAGCGCAAGCGGCTCGGCGGCGCGATGCGGCAGGCAGGCGTGATCGCGGCCGCGGGGATCGTCGCGCTGACGGCGATGGTCGAGCGCCTCGCCGAGGACCACCGCCGCGCCCGCCGGATCGCGGACGCGCTTGCCGACCGGTGGCCCGGCTCCGTCGACCCGGACGCGGTGCGGACGAACGTCGTGTGCTGCGACGCGGGTCGTCTTCCCGCGGCGCTGCTCGACGGTCTCCGGGCCCGGGGGATCCTCGCCGGCACGATCGACGCGCGGACCGTACGGTTCATGACCCACGCGGACGTCGACGACGGCGACGTCCGACGAGTGGTCGACGCGCTCGACGCCGTCGCGAAGGAGACTTGA
- a CDS encoding SDR family oxidoreductase — protein sequence MARILITGCSSGIGRATAVELAKRGHEVVATARRPETIEDLDVAMRLALDVVDDASVRAAVAGAGDVDVLVNNAGYGVVGPVERLPLDDVRRMFETNVFGAWRMIQAVLPAMRARGSGVIVNVSSLAGRVSSPLNGGYSGSKYALEAVSEALHYEVGHFGIRVVVVEPGRFATRFGETEQRFALDGPPYDELDRLWHEAQAKLPTGAEAGSEPPGPEVVAVAIADAIEDDTTPLRRPVGVDAEMVVATRASMDDATFEATMREVLGLDW from the coding sequence ATGGCGCGGATCCTCATCACCGGCTGCTCGAGCGGCATCGGGCGCGCGACCGCGGTCGAGCTTGCCAAGCGGGGGCACGAGGTCGTGGCGACGGCACGGCGGCCCGAGACGATCGAGGACCTCGACGTTGCCATGCGGCTCGCGCTCGACGTCGTCGACGACGCATCGGTGCGCGCGGCCGTCGCCGGCGCGGGTGACGTCGACGTCCTGGTGAACAACGCGGGCTACGGAGTGGTCGGTCCGGTCGAACGGCTCCCGCTCGACGACGTCCGGCGCATGTTCGAGACGAACGTGTTCGGCGCGTGGCGGATGATCCAAGCGGTGCTGCCCGCGATGCGTGCACGTGGGAGCGGGGTGATCGTCAACGTGTCGTCGCTCGCGGGGCGCGTCTCCTCGCCGCTGAACGGCGGGTACTCGGGGTCGAAGTACGCGCTCGAGGCCGTCTCCGAGGCGCTGCACTACGAGGTCGGGCACTTCGGGATCCGGGTCGTCGTGGTCGAGCCGGGTCGGTTCGCGACCCGCTTCGGTGAGACCGAGCAGCGGTTCGCGTTGGACGGCCCGCCGTACGACGAGCTGGACCGGTTGTGGCACGAGGCGCAGGCGAAGCTCCCGACGGGCGCGGAGGCAGGCAGCGAGCCGCCCGGGCCCGAGGTCGTGGCCGTCGCGATCGCGGACGCGATCGAGGATGACACGACGCCGTTGCGCCGCCCCGTCGGCGTCGACGCCGAGATGGTCGTCGCGACACGCGCGTCGATGGACGACGCGACGTTCGAGGCGACGATGCGCGAGGTGCTCGGCCTGGACTGGTGA
- a CDS encoding deoxyribonuclease IV: protein MPVRRARQVGCHVFVAGGLARALRRAEERGCDAVQIFPSNPRGWAVPACDPAEEAAWRDAIARRRMVSFVHAPYLVNLASRDPAVHERSTANLEFALSRAARLGAEGVVVHVGSAGDDDRAVALRRAAHTILRLLDRVDGTDVLVEMTAASGNLLAGTVEQVAELVAACEHHPRVRVCVDTCHLFAAGVDLTRPAGRTALRAELRELGPERVAVVHVNDSRDALGSRRDRHARIGTGTIGTDALGIVVRMPELRHTPLLLETPGDAREQRNDVARLRALAGPAARR, encoded by the coding sequence ATGCCGGTGCGCCGCGCCCGACAGGTCGGCTGTCACGTCTTCGTCGCCGGGGGGCTCGCACGCGCGTTGCGGCGCGCGGAGGAGCGCGGCTGCGACGCCGTGCAGATCTTCCCGTCGAACCCCCGCGGCTGGGCGGTGCCGGCGTGCGACCCCGCAGAGGAGGCAGCGTGGCGCGACGCGATCGCGCGCCGCCGGATGGTGTCGTTCGTGCACGCGCCCTACCTCGTGAACCTCGCGTCGCGCGATCCCGCGGTCCACGAACGGTCGACGGCGAACCTCGAGTTCGCGCTCAGCCGTGCGGCGCGCCTGGGGGCGGAGGGCGTCGTCGTCCACGTGGGCAGCGCCGGTGACGACGACCGTGCCGTCGCGCTCCGCCGCGCCGCGCACACGATCCTGCGCCTGCTCGACCGCGTCGACGGCACGGACGTCCTCGTCGAGATGACGGCCGCGAGCGGGAACCTCCTCGCCGGGACCGTCGAGCAGGTCGCCGAGCTCGTCGCCGCGTGCGAGCACCATCCGCGCGTGCGGGTCTGCGTCGACACCTGCCATCTCTTCGCGGCCGGTGTCGATCTCACGCGACCGGCCGGGAGGACGGCGCTGCGCGCCGAGCTGCGCGAGCTCGGTCCCGAACGCGTCGCCGTCGTCCACGTCAACGACTCGCGTGACGCCCTGGGCTCGCGTCGCGATCGTCACGCCCGCATCGGTACGGGGACGATCGGGACCGATGCGCTCGGCATCGTCGTCCGCATGCCGGAGCTCCGGCACACGCCGTTGCTCCTCGAGACACCGGGCGACGCGCGGGAGCAGCGAAACGACGTCGCGCGTCTTCGCGCGCTCGCCGGGCCCGCCGCGCGCCGCTGA
- a CDS encoding PIG-L deacetylase family protein yields MPANEAPARALAVYAHPDDPEISAGGTLASWAAAGTEVFVLVTTRGDKGTSDPSVDPDDLARRREQETAAAAKVLGFAGQYHLGYDDGDLVDDAALRGAIVRHVRMLRPDAVLCPDPTAVFFGDGYFNHRDHRVTGWATLDAVAPAAGNPHYFPEHLRDGLAPHDVRTVYLSGTLEPNCWVDIGDVLERKIDALFCHTSQLVETGEEFRQFLRDRAEEAGRAAGIRYAEVFRKLTFG; encoded by the coding sequence ATGCCCGCGAACGAGGCTCCTGCACGCGCGCTCGCGGTGTACGCGCATCCGGACGATCCCGAGATCTCCGCGGGCGGCACGCTCGCGTCGTGGGCCGCGGCGGGCACCGAGGTGTTCGTGCTCGTGACGACGCGCGGCGACAAGGGGACGTCCGACCCGTCCGTCGACCCCGACGACCTCGCGCGCCGCCGCGAGCAGGAGACCGCGGCGGCCGCGAAGGTGCTCGGCTTCGCGGGGCAGTACCACCTGGGGTACGACGACGGCGACCTCGTCGACGACGCGGCGCTGCGTGGCGCGATCGTCCGACACGTGCGGATGCTGCGACCCGACGCCGTCCTGTGCCCCGACCCGACCGCGGTGTTCTTCGGCGACGGGTACTTCAACCATCGCGACCACCGGGTCACCGGCTGGGCGACGCTCGACGCCGTCGCACCCGCCGCCGGCAACCCGCACTACTTCCCCGAGCACCTGCGCGACGGCCTCGCACCCCACGACGTCCGCACCGTGTACCTGTCCGGCACGCTCGAGCCGAACTGCTGGGTCGACATCGGCGACGTGCTCGAGCGCAAGATCGATGCGCTGTTCTGCCACACGAGCCAGCTCGTCGAGACGGGCGAGGAGTTCCGCCAGTTCCTGCGCGACCGCGCGGAGGAGGCGGGCCGGGCCGCGGGCATCCGCTACGCGGAGGTGTTCCGCAAGCTCACGTTCGGCTGA
- a CDS encoding nuclear transport factor 2 family protein yields the protein MPFTRDEIQAAFDRYREAAATAARTGDWSPWVECFTPDAHYVEHLYGEFRGRDEILAWIDKTMTVWPFTQMQAFPWDWYTIDAEQGWVVGQVANRFVDPGDGGTYESANWTRLVYAGDGLFGEEEDVYNPERFAPMVKAWLEAWARHHPDRPSG from the coding sequence ATGCCGTTCACACGTGACGAGATCCAGGCCGCCTTCGACCGCTACCGCGAGGCGGCTGCGACAGCCGCGCGCACCGGCGACTGGTCCCCGTGGGTCGAGTGCTTCACGCCCGACGCGCACTACGTCGAGCACCTGTACGGCGAGTTCCGCGGTCGGGACGAGATCCTCGCCTGGATCGACAAGACGATGACCGTGTGGCCCTTCACGCAGATGCAGGCGTTCCCCTGGGACTGGTACACGATCGACGCCGAGCAGGGCTGGGTCGTCGGCCAGGTCGCCAACCGGTTCGTCGATCCCGGCGACGGCGGGACGTACGAGTCGGCGAACTGGACGCGCCTCGTCTACGCGGGCGACGGCCTGTTTGGCGAGGAGGAGGACGTCTACAACCCCGAACGGTTCGCGCCGATGGTCAAGGCGTGGCTCGAGGCGTGGGCGCGCCACCACCCGGATCGCCCGAGCGGCTGA
- a CDS encoding GNAT family N-acetyltransferase, translated as MQTLTTERLVMRRWRDADRAPFAALNADPVVMEHFPAPLTREESDALVDRIEDGFETFGFGLWALEVGATGEFVGFTGLSLPRFDAFFTPAVEVGWRLARPAWGKGYASEAARAALHVGFTDHGLTEIVSFTSAGNGRSRAVMERIGMAFDREFDHPALPEGDRLRRHVLYRISRSGDPGGGAPTPRATP; from the coding sequence GTGCAGACGCTCACCACCGAGCGGCTCGTCATGCGCCGATGGCGCGACGCGGACCGGGCGCCGTTCGCCGCGCTCAACGCGGACCCCGTCGTGATGGAGCACTTCCCCGCGCCGCTCACCCGCGAGGAGAGCGACGCGCTCGTCGATCGCATCGAGGACGGCTTCGAGACGTTCGGGTTCGGGCTGTGGGCGCTCGAGGTCGGTGCCACCGGGGAGTTCGTGGGGTTCACCGGCCTGTCGTTGCCGCGCTTCGACGCGTTCTTCACCCCGGCCGTCGAGGTGGGCTGGCGTCTCGCGCGCCCGGCGTGGGGCAAGGGCTACGCGTCCGAGGCCGCGCGGGCGGCCCTCCACGTCGGGTTCACCGACCACGGGCTCACCGAGATCGTGTCGTTCACGAGCGCCGGCAACGGGCGCTCACGCGCGGTGATGGAGCGCATCGGCATGGCGTTCGACCGGGAGTTCGACCATCCGGCGCTCCCCGAAGGCGACCGCCTGCGACGCCACGTGCTCTACCGGATCAGCCGCTCGGGCGATCCGGGTGGTGGCGCGCCCACGCCTCGAGCCACGCCTTGA
- a CDS encoding polyprenol monophosphomannose synthase — translation MRTLVVLPTYNEAENVDDVLPRLRAAVPDADILVVDDHSPDGTADKAEKLGDTLGNISVLRRPAKSGLGSAYRAGFRIGLARGYDAFVEMDADLSHDPESLPALLAEIERGADLAIGSRYVPGGRIPDWPWPRRAISQLGNLYARALLGISTRDATAGFRVYARRALQRIPLDDVRADGYGFQVEMAYLVERDGGRVVEVPIEFKDRTVGTSKMSGRIVVEAFALVTWWGVRDRLARRRERHGVPAGARS, via the coding sequence ATGCGGACCCTGGTGGTGCTGCCCACGTACAACGAGGCCGAGAACGTCGACGACGTCCTGCCCCGGCTGCGCGCCGCGGTCCCGGACGCCGACATCCTCGTCGTCGACGACCACAGCCCCGACGGCACGGCCGACAAGGCCGAGAAGCTCGGCGACACGCTCGGCAACATCTCGGTGCTCCGCCGTCCCGCGAAGTCCGGCCTCGGCTCGGCGTACCGGGCCGGGTTCCGGATCGGGCTGGCGCGCGGCTACGACGCGTTCGTCGAGATGGACGCCGACCTCTCCCACGACCCGGAGTCGCTGCCGGCGCTCCTCGCCGAGATCGAGCGCGGCGCGGACCTCGCGATCGGCTCGCGCTACGTGCCCGGCGGCCGCATCCCGGACTGGCCGTGGCCGCGCCGGGCGATCTCCCAGCTCGGCAACCTGTACGCCCGCGCGCTGCTCGGGATCTCCACCCGCGACGCCACCGCCGGGTTCCGCGTGTACGCGCGCCGCGCGCTCCAGCGCATCCCGCTCGACGACGTCCGCGCCGACGGGTACGGCTTCCAGGTCGAGATGGCGTACCTCGTCGAGCGCGACGGCGGTCGCGTCGTCGAGGTGCCGATCGAGTTCAAGGACCGCACGGTCGGGACGTCGAAGATGTCGGGGCGCATCGTCGTCGAGGCGTTCGCGCTCGTGACGTGGTGGGGCGTGCGCGACCGGCTCGCACGCCGGCGCGAGCGGCACGGCGTGCCGGCGGGCGCGCGGAGCTGA